In the Candidatus Poribacteria bacterium genome, one interval contains:
- a CDS encoding trypsin-like peptidase domain-containing protein — translation MYKKLFYIFVFVTTTLTLTQFTTADYRITNGNATEAAWAVYSTWKPADNNWPEGWRTQGWYKIEPNATINLPVPQSNTSVYIRMIGHDGKEIRPPDHATRDSFPFWIHSSEIFTAVETNAGDLLKSNFDSRSLKQETLYEYRNGGSHTIPGETRLPYQLAQEIYDEAIDSVVWIETNQGNGVGNKGSGVLIDKERLLVVTNEHVIRNAEQIVVFFPWRDENGYLNKDSSFYGTNTGWLERQGYANKGRVIVQNVRDDLAIIQLASIPTTAREIKHDFSKNIEDSMREGDKVHILGNPGNQIWNWTDGTFLTPREICLPSDEACLLISGGAEGGNSGGPVLNDQGMLIGILTARTDENLAVVVPARNVKALLDAVPVNLVALPPPRTYPKQVFKIRNNTGVPVPYQIRWSNSHDWQPYFLQTGFVSTHWSNGQNVPSSYPRIRFDYIADDQLVTYRSHTLGTAQFSENNDDAPTYFFQYNQQENRLNLFQNAPAAPALSKAIPKETVLLSNYPNPFNPETWIPYKLSKPAEVTVSIYAADGRLIRKLALGHQPAGMYRSKSRAAYWDGRNAQGEPVASGVYFYTLKTGDFTATRKMLIRK, via the coding sequence TTAACGCAGTTCACAACAGCAGATTATCGTATTACCAATGGCAATGCGACAGAAGCTGCCTGGGCAGTGTATTCGACATGGAAACCCGCTGACAACAATTGGCCAGAAGGTTGGCGCACACAAGGTTGGTATAAAATCGAACCCAATGCCACCATCAACCTACCGGTTCCGCAGTCTAATACGTCGGTGTATATTCGAATGATAGGTCATGATGGGAAAGAAATCAGACCACCCGACCATGCAACAAGAGACAGCTTTCCATTTTGGATACATTCTTCAGAGATATTTACCGCCGTAGAGACGAATGCGGGCGATCTTCTAAAGAGTAATTTCGATAGTAGGAGTTTAAAACAGGAGACGCTTTATGAATATCGTAATGGCGGTTCACACACTATTCCTGGTGAAACGCGTCTTCCATACCAGTTAGCGCAGGAAATCTACGATGAGGCAATTGATTCTGTGGTGTGGATAGAGACCAATCAAGGGAATGGAGTCGGAAATAAAGGAAGCGGAGTCTTGATTGACAAAGAACGCCTCCTCGTCGTTACAAATGAACATGTGATACGCAATGCCGAGCAGATAGTTGTGTTCTTTCCATGGCGAGATGAGAACGGATACCTCAATAAGGATAGCAGCTTTTATGGGACAAATACGGGATGGCTTGAGAGACAAGGCTATGCTAATAAGGGGCGCGTCATTGTCCAAAATGTTAGAGATGATCTCGCAATTATTCAGCTCGCTTCAATTCCAACGACTGCCCGCGAAATTAAGCACGACTTTAGTAAAAATATTGAAGATAGCATGAGGGAAGGCGATAAGGTTCACATCTTGGGGAATCCAGGGAACCAAATCTGGAACTGGACAGACGGAACTTTTCTAACACCGCGGGAGATTTGTTTGCCAAGCGATGAAGCTTGCTTACTGATAAGTGGTGGTGCGGAGGGAGGCAATAGCGGTGGCCCTGTACTCAACGATCAAGGGATGCTTATCGGGATTCTTACCGCAAGGACAGATGAAAATCTGGCAGTAGTCGTTCCTGCGAGAAACGTAAAGGCATTGCTGGATGCTGTTCCCGTTAATTTGGTTGCCCTACCGCCCCCACGGACCTACCCTAAACAGGTATTCAAAATTAGAAACAACACCGGCGTTCCTGTCCCTTACCAAATCAGGTGGTCAAATAGCCACGATTGGCAACCCTATTTTCTTCAGACAGGTTTTGTCAGCACTCACTGGTCGAATGGACAGAATGTGCCATCAAGTTACCCCAGGATCCGATTTGATTACATCGCCGACGATCAATTGGTTACTTACCGCTCTCATACCCTGGGAACCGCCCAATTTAGCGAGAACAACGACGATGCTCCCACTTATTTTTTTCAGTATAATCAGCAGGAGAATAGACTAAATCTATTCCAAAATGCACCCGCAGCACCTGCCTTGTCAAAAGCGATTCCGAAAGAAACAGTCTTGTTATCCAACTACCCGAATCCCTTTAATCCAGAGACTTGGATACCCTATAAATTATCTAAACCTGCGGAGGTTACAGTGAGTATCTATGCAGCGGACGGTCGCTTAATTCGGAAGTTAGCATTAGGACATCAACCTGCGGGAATGTATCGGAGCAAAAGTCGGGCAGCGTATTGGGATGGCAGAAATGCAC